In the Nitrospirales bacterium LBB_01 genome, one interval contains:
- the folP gene encoding dihydropteroate synthase, which translates to MGVLNITPDSFSDGGVYFEKNRAIEGAIQMVEDGADIIDVGGESTRPGAKEVTADEEISRVIPVIEAIAQHINVPISVDTYKAQVAHEALSSGASMVNDISGLRFDKDMPKTIAEAHGAVCIMHILGTPQNMQNNPHYDDLFAEIGNYLNEGINIALSAGISEASIVIDPGLGFGKTINHNLQILRGLHRFKQLGKLLLIGTSRKSFIGHILGGRSVDKRLMGTAATVAISILNGASIVRVHDVKEIADVVRVSDAIVRIPNA; encoded by the coding sequence ATGGGGGTGCTAAATATAACCCCTGATTCATTTTCCGATGGCGGCGTCTATTTTGAAAAAAACCGCGCAATAGAGGGCGCAATTCAAATGGTAGAAGACGGCGCTGATATTATTGATGTTGGAGGGGAGTCAACCCGGCCGGGCGCTAAAGAAGTCACAGCAGATGAGGAAATAAGTCGCGTAATTCCGGTTATAGAGGCAATCGCTCAACACATAAACGTGCCGATTTCAGTTGATACGTATAAGGCACAGGTGGCGCACGAGGCGTTAAGCTCAGGGGCATCTATGGTTAATGATATAAGCGGCCTCAGATTTGACAAAGATATGCCTAAGACCATTGCAGAAGCTCATGGAGCGGTATGTATTATGCACATACTGGGCACACCGCAAAACATGCAAAATAACCCGCACTATGACGATTTATTCGCTGAGATTGGCAACTACCTAAATGAGGGAATAAATATTGCACTGTCTGCCGGAATCTCTGAGGCAAGCATTGTGATTGACCCGGGGTTAGGCTTTGGTAAAACTATTAACCATAATCTCCAGATTTTAAGAGGACTCCATAGATTTAAACAGCTTGGAAAACTGCTTTTGATTGGCACCTCCCGCAAATCCTTTATCGGGCATATTCTCGGTGGCCGTTCTGTTGACAAAAGACTGATGGGAACCGCTGCAACTGTTGCAATTTCTATTCTTAACGGGGCGTCAATTGTGCGGGTGCATGATGTTAAGGAGATAGCCGATGTGGTGCGTGTTTCGGATGCGATAGTGAGAATACCAAATGCCTAA
- a CDS encoding NUDIX hydrolase: MTSLSKSNKAEKSPLPTVDIIIRYREGVVLIKRKNEPHGWAIPGGFVDYGESLETAACREAKEETGLDVRLIRQFHTYSDPERDKRMHTITTVYLAEADGEAVAGDDAAEYGVFTPTTLPNPIVFDHRSILEDYFNQIY, translated from the coding sequence ATGACGAGCCTCAGCAAGAGCAATAAGGCGGAGAAATCCCCGCTGCCTACGGTTGACATAATCATAAGGTATCGGGAGGGTGTGGTGCTGATTAAACGAAAAAATGAACCTCACGGGTGGGCTATCCCCGGCGGGTTTGTGGATTATGGGGAATCACTTGAAACGGCAGCGTGCAGAGAGGCTAAAGAAGAGACCGGTCTTGATGTAAGACTTATCAGGCAGTTTCATACGTATTCCGACCCGGAAAGAGACAAGCGGATGCACACGATAACGACCGTGTATCTGGCAGAAGCAGATGGGGAGGCGGTGGCCGGAGACGACGCCGCAGAGTATGGCGTGTTTACACCAACAACTCTGCCAAACCCAATAGTGTTTGACCACAGGAGTATTCTTGAGGACTATTTCAATCAGATATATTAA
- the miaA gene encoding tRNA (adenosine(37)-N6)-dimethylallyltransferase MiaA: protein MGKTESSLLLAGALKSEIISADSMQVYKYMDIGTAKPSLDKLRAVPHHMIDVALPSEEFSAGRFVSEASPIVNTLCARVKHPVIAGGTGLYIRALSEGLFEGPAADWKLRQQLESDEVNCEGFLYNLLCQLDPVTASKVTRGDTRRIIRALEVILKLGVPMSEAQKNTTPSVDCDFVKICLTRERTELYRMIEDRVDVMVHDGLFEEARELFDMPLSKTTSRAIGYREAFSHFRGEVTFDEAVLNIKQATRRYAKRQMTWFRAERDINWIDITGIFDPPKIYDKIISLIGTN from the coding sequence GTGGGCAAGACAGAATCATCGCTTTTACTTGCCGGGGCGCTAAAGAGCGAAATCATAAGCGCCGATTCCATGCAGGTCTATAAGTATATGGATATAGGTACAGCAAAACCCTCTTTGGATAAACTCCGTGCAGTGCCGCATCATATGATTGACGTGGCATTACCGAGTGAGGAGTTTAGCGCTGGCAGGTTTGTATCGGAGGCGTCGCCGATAGTTAATACCCTTTGTGCACGAGTGAAACATCCGGTTATAGCCGGAGGCACGGGGCTATATATCCGAGCGCTTTCTGAGGGACTTTTTGAAGGCCCTGCGGCTGATTGGAAATTGAGGCAGCAGTTAGAGTCTGATGAGGTAAATTGTGAGGGGTTTCTCTATAATCTTCTTTGTCAACTTGATCCCGTTACAGCTTCAAAAGTAACACGAGGCGACACAAGGCGGATAATCCGAGCGCTTGAGGTGATACTTAAGCTTGGCGTGCCAATGTCAGAGGCTCAAAAAAATACTACTCCTTCTGTTGACTGTGATTTTGTAAAAATCTGTCTAACTAGGGAGCGCACGGAGCTTTATCGGATGATAGAGGATAGAGTGGATGTGATGGTACACGATGGGCTTTTTGAAGAGGCGAGGGAGCTTTTTGATATGCCGCTGTCTAAGACCACATCAAGAGCAATCGGGTACAGGGAGGCGTTTTCGCATTTTAGGGGAGAGGTTACATTTGATGAGGCCGTATTAAACATAAAACAGGCCACACGGCGTTATGCTAAGCGCCAGATGACGTGGTTTCGGGCTGAAAGGGACATCAATTGGATTGATATAACAGGCATTTTTGATCCCCCAAAAATTTATGATAAAATAATTTCGCTTATAGGTACTAATTAG
- a CDS encoding ATP-dependent metallopeptidase FtsH/Yme1/Tma family protein, translating to MNNTYKNIFVWLLIGSLMIVLFNMLSFQKPQQEEMIFSEFLEKVDGSLVEEVSIRENEINGKLKDGKTFRTYTMEFPDLVKELRAKNVKITVKPPTQSPWYVNFFFSWGPIIFLALIWVFFMRQMQMGGNKAMSFGKSRARLVSDKSNKVTFKDVAGVEEAKNEVLEIIEFLRDPQKFTKLGGRIPRGVLLVGPPGTGKTLLAKAIAGEADVPFYSISGSDFVEMFVGVGASRVRDLFEQAKKNAPCLIFIDEIDAVGRHRGAGLGGGHDEREQTLNQLLVEMDGFEGKEGRIVIAATNRPDVLDPALLRPGRFDRQVIVSHPDVRGREEILKVHTKAIPMSEDVVLAVIARGTPGFTGADLANLVNEAALVAARESKETVDMVDFDHAKDKVLMGVERKSMIINDEEKRNTAYHESGHALVAKLTPGTDPVHKVSIIPRGRALGVTQQLPIDDRYTYSKEFLVNTLKVLLGGRAAEELALNHMTTGAGNDLERATDLSRKMVTEWGMSDKLGPLTFGKKEEQIFLGREIAKHRDYSERTAELIDEEVQSLVFNAYQESKEILRANYDMLEAMAKLLLDKETIENTDIEQLIEEVKLKRNPGLETSS from the coding sequence TTGAATAATACTTATAAGAATATATTTGTGTGGCTCTTAATAGGGTCGCTTATGATAGTGCTGTTTAACATGTTGAGTTTTCAAAAGCCTCAGCAAGAGGAGATGATTTTCTCGGAATTTCTCGAAAAGGTTGACGGCTCATTAGTAGAAGAGGTGTCTATCAGAGAAAACGAGATAAACGGCAAACTCAAAGACGGCAAGACTTTCCGTACATACACTATGGAGTTCCCTGATCTGGTAAAAGAGCTAAGGGCTAAAAATGTTAAGATTACAGTAAAACCCCCAACTCAAAGCCCGTGGTACGTGAACTTCTTTTTTTCGTGGGGGCCTATAATTTTCCTTGCGCTTATATGGGTGTTTTTCATGAGACAGATGCAGATGGGTGGCAATAAAGCAATGTCGTTTGGTAAGTCACGAGCGCGGCTTGTCTCTGATAAGTCTAACAAGGTGACCTTTAAAGATGTTGCAGGTGTTGAGGAGGCTAAAAACGAGGTACTGGAAATAATAGAGTTTTTAAGAGACCCACAAAAGTTTACGAAACTGGGCGGCAGAATTCCACGAGGTGTACTGCTTGTGGGGCCTCCCGGAACCGGCAAAACCCTCCTTGCAAAAGCCATTGCCGGAGAAGCTGACGTCCCCTTTTATTCCATATCGGGATCAGATTTTGTAGAAATGTTTGTCGGAGTTGGTGCATCACGAGTAAGGGATTTATTTGAACAGGCTAAGAAAAATGCACCGTGTCTTATATTTATAGATGAAATAGATGCCGTAGGACGTCATCGTGGAGCAGGGTTAGGAGGTGGTCATGATGAAAGAGAGCAGACCCTTAACCAGCTGCTTGTTGAGATGGACGGCTTTGAAGGAAAAGAGGGACGCATTGTTATAGCTGCAACAAATAGACCTGATGTACTTGACCCAGCGCTATTAAGACCTGGCAGATTTGACAGACAGGTGATAGTCTCACATCCCGATGTGCGGGGGCGTGAGGAGATTTTAAAAGTGCACACAAAGGCTATTCCCATGTCTGAGGATGTTGTGTTAGCAGTGATAGCAAGAGGCACTCCTGGCTTTACCGGCGCAGACCTTGCAAATCTCGTAAATGAGGCGGCACTTGTTGCGGCAAGAGAGTCAAAAGAAACTGTAGATATGGTTGACTTTGACCACGCTAAGGATAAAGTGCTGATGGGCGTGGAGCGAAAAAGCATGATAATTAATGACGAGGAAAAGCGCAACACCGCCTATCATGAGTCAGGACATGCGCTTGTAGCTAAACTAACTCCAGGAACCGACCCTGTGCACAAGGTCAGCATAATCCCGCGCGGACGCGCTCTTGGCGTTACCCAACAGCTTCCGATTGACGACCGATACACGTACTCAAAGGAGTTTTTAGTGAACACCCTTAAGGTGCTTTTAGGCGGGCGGGCTGCAGAGGAGCTGGCGCTTAATCACATGACTACAGGTGCCGGAAATGATCTTGAAAGGGCTACCGATCTCTCCAGAAAAATGGTGACCGAATGGGGCATGTCGGACAAACTTGGGCCACTAACCTTTGGTAAGAAAGAGGAGCAGATTTTCCTCGGCCGTGAAATTGCCAAACACAGGGACTACAGCGAAAGAACCGCCGAGTTAATAGACGAAGAGGTTCAGTCCCTTGTTTTTAACGCTTATCAGGAAAGCAAAGAAATCCTCAGGGCAAATTACGATATGCTTGAGGCTATGGCAAAGTTGCTGCTGGATAAAGAAACTATAGAAAATACTGACATAGAACAACTTATAGAAGAGGTCAAACTTAAAAGAAATCCCGGCCTTGAAACTAGTTCTTAA
- the hfq gene encoding RNA chaperone Hfq, translated as MGGVKTTSLQDTFLNQLRKDKMPVVVYLTNGVRLKGTVRAFDNFVIILKDAKQQLIYKHSISSIVPEDDVNVKYDEPQQEQ; from the coding sequence ATGGGTGGCGTAAAAACGACAAGCCTGCAGGATACTTTCCTAAATCAACTGAGGAAAGACAAGATGCCGGTTGTTGTATATTTGACAAACGGCGTGAGGCTAAAGGGAACAGTGAGAGCGTTTGACAACTTTGTTATAATTTTGAAAGATGCCAAACAGCAGTTGATTTACAAACATTCCATCTCGTCCATAGTGCCTGAGGATGACGTAAACGTTAAATATGACGAGCCTCAGCAAGAGCAATAA